The following proteins are co-located in the Quadrisphaera sp. RL12-1S genome:
- a CDS encoding FAD-dependent oxidoreductase produces MAPAGRTTCAVVGGGPAGVVLGLLLARAGVEVTVLEKHADFHRDFRGDTVHPSTLQLLDDLGLFARFDALPQTRLERVELAEGSGVVAADLSRLGGLVPGLRHPYIALVPQWDLLTLLADAAREEPSFTLRTSTEVVGLLTGPALETAAGQRVTGVRWRATDGSGQGGELEADLVVACDGRWSTARRAAELEPRELDVPFDVWWLRLPLADDAPEAQLLPVLRPGAAAVVIPRRTAQGRYLQVAWLGPKGGDAALRARGLDSFRRDVAELLPQHAATALSPDVIRSFDDVPVLDVRLSRLPLWHREGLLCIGDAAHAMSPVGGVGINLAVQDAVAAARLLAAPLRERRVRRSHLAAVQRRRTPPAVVTQALQQQAHRRVLGPVLAGHLAGPPALVTAALRRAPWLSVVPAYVVGVGVRPERAPRWARRSPSPLSR; encoded by the coding sequence GTGGCACCAGCGGGGCGCACCACGTGCGCCGTGGTGGGCGGAGGCCCGGCGGGCGTCGTGCTCGGCCTGCTCCTGGCCAGGGCCGGCGTCGAGGTGACCGTGCTGGAGAAGCACGCCGACTTCCACCGGGACTTCCGCGGCGACACGGTCCACCCGAGCACGCTGCAGCTCCTGGACGACCTGGGCCTGTTCGCGCGGTTCGACGCCCTGCCGCAGACCCGGCTGGAGCGGGTGGAGCTGGCCGAGGGCAGCGGCGTGGTGGCCGCCGACCTGTCGCGCCTGGGCGGGCTGGTGCCGGGCCTGCGCCACCCGTACATCGCCCTGGTGCCCCAGTGGGACCTGCTGACCCTGCTCGCCGACGCCGCCCGCGAGGAGCCCTCGTTCACCCTGCGCACCTCCACCGAGGTGGTGGGCCTGCTCACGGGACCCGCCCTCGAGACGGCCGCGGGGCAGCGGGTGACCGGGGTGCGCTGGCGCGCCACCGACGGCTCCGGGCAGGGCGGGGAGCTCGAGGCCGACCTCGTGGTGGCCTGCGACGGGCGCTGGTCCACGGCGCGGCGCGCGGCCGAGCTGGAGCCCCGCGAGCTCGACGTCCCCTTCGACGTGTGGTGGCTGCGCCTGCCGCTGGCCGACGACGCGCCCGAGGCGCAGCTGCTGCCGGTCCTGAGGCCGGGCGCCGCCGCGGTGGTGATCCCGCGGCGGACGGCGCAGGGGCGCTACCTGCAGGTCGCCTGGCTCGGGCCGAAGGGCGGCGACGCCGCGCTGCGGGCGCGCGGCCTGGACTCCTTCCGCCGCGACGTCGCCGAGCTCCTGCCGCAGCACGCCGCCACGGCGCTGTCCCCCGACGTCATCCGGTCCTTCGACGACGTGCCCGTCCTGGACGTGCGGCTCTCCCGGCTGCCGCTGTGGCACCGGGAGGGCCTGCTGTGCATCGGCGACGCCGCGCACGCCATGTCCCCGGTGGGAGGGGTGGGCATCAACCTCGCCGTGCAGGACGCCGTCGCCGCGGCCCGCCTGCTGGCAGCGCCGCTGCGGGAGCGGCGCGTGCGCCGGTCCCACCTGGCGGCGGTCCAGCGCCGCCGGACCCCGCCCGCGGTGGTGACGCAGGCGCTGCAGCAGCAGGCGCACCGCCGGGTGCTGGGCCCCGTGCTGGCCGGTCACCTGGCGGGCCCGCCCGCCCTGGTCACGGCGGCGCTCCGCCGGGCGCCGTGGCTGTCGGTGGTGCCCGCCTACGTGGTGGGGGTGGGGGTGCGTCCCGAGCGCGCGCCGCGCTGGGCCCGGCGCTCCCCGTCCCCCCTCAGCCGCTGA
- a CDS encoding Na+/H+ antiporter, producing MQGLELVVVLGAAVLACGALARRTRVAPPVLLLGTGVLLGFAPALRGTHLPPEAVLLLFLPALLWWESQTTSLREIRRFLRVIVLLGSLLVVLTAAGVAAAAHALGVPWGPAWVLGAAVAPTDATAVGVLARSLPRRNTTVLRAESLVNDGTALVVYGLAVGAVVGDQELAAGRVAGLFALSYAGGVAAGLLVAWVLDVVRRRLDDPLLESVAFLLTPFAAFLLAELVYASGVLAVVAGGLLTSRLGPRTRRADARQQSEAFWRVTTYLLNGGLFVLVGLEVQSAVRGLSSVGLRQGVAVALGVTAAVVGVRFAWLWTTPYLIRALDRRPAQRDLRAPWRSRVVSGVAGFRGAVSLAAALAVPQTTASGAPFPERDVVVFATVVVIVLTLVVQAPLLPAVVRWARLPPDTALAQERLLAQQHATRTALEALPGLAAQLEVDDDVAERVRREFLKRLLLLEREAEQAQLVPAAGPDGSGGSGARGGGPTALAEVDAERVARRAQDADALRLALLHRKREAVVGLRDDGHIDDTVLRQVQHRLDLEEVRLSHREQVE from the coding sequence GTGCAGGGCCTGGAGCTGGTGGTCGTCCTCGGGGCAGCGGTGCTGGCCTGCGGCGCGCTCGCCCGCAGGACCCGCGTCGCGCCGCCGGTCCTCCTGCTGGGGACCGGGGTGCTGCTGGGCTTCGCGCCCGCCCTGCGGGGCACGCACCTGCCGCCGGAGGCCGTGCTGCTGCTGTTCCTCCCGGCGCTGCTGTGGTGGGAGAGCCAGACCACCTCGCTGCGCGAGATCCGCAGGTTCCTGCGCGTGATCGTGCTGCTCGGCTCGCTGCTGGTGGTGCTCACCGCCGCCGGGGTCGCGGCCGCCGCCCACGCCCTGGGCGTCCCCTGGGGCCCGGCGTGGGTGCTCGGCGCCGCGGTGGCGCCCACCGACGCGACGGCGGTCGGCGTGCTGGCGCGCAGCCTGCCGCGGCGCAACACCACCGTGCTGCGCGCCGAGAGCCTGGTCAACGACGGCACGGCGCTGGTGGTCTACGGGCTGGCGGTGGGCGCGGTGGTCGGGGACCAGGAGCTGGCCGCGGGACGCGTCGCCGGCCTGTTCGCGCTGTCCTACGCCGGCGGCGTCGCCGCCGGGCTGCTCGTCGCGTGGGTCCTCGACGTCGTCCGCCGCCGCCTGGACGACCCGCTGCTGGAGAGCGTCGCGTTCCTGCTGACACCCTTCGCGGCGTTCCTGCTGGCCGAGCTCGTGTACGCCTCCGGCGTCCTCGCCGTGGTGGCCGGGGGCCTGCTGACCAGCCGGCTCGGCCCCCGCACGCGCCGCGCCGACGCGCGCCAGCAGTCCGAGGCGTTCTGGCGGGTCACCACCTACCTGCTCAACGGCGGGCTCTTCGTGCTCGTGGGGCTGGAGGTCCAGTCCGCCGTGCGGGGCCTGAGCAGCGTGGGGCTCCGGCAGGGCGTCGCCGTGGCCCTCGGGGTGACGGCGGCCGTGGTGGGCGTGCGCTTCGCCTGGCTGTGGACCACGCCGTACCTCATCCGCGCCCTCGACCGCCGCCCCGCCCAGCGCGACCTGCGCGCCCCGTGGCGCTCCCGCGTGGTCAGCGGCGTGGCCGGCTTCCGCGGGGCGGTGTCGCTGGCCGCCGCGCTCGCGGTGCCCCAGACCACCGCCTCCGGGGCGCCCTTCCCCGAGCGCGACGTGGTGGTGTTCGCCACCGTGGTGGTCATCGTGCTGACCCTCGTGGTGCAGGCGCCCCTGCTGCCCGCGGTGGTCCGGTGGGCACGGCTGCCACCGGACACGGCGCTGGCTCAGGAGCGGCTCCTCGCCCAGCAGCACGCCACGCGGACCGCGCTGGAGGCGCTGCCCGGGCTGGCGGCGCAGCTGGAGGTGGACGACGACGTGGCCGAGCGCGTCCGGCGCGAGTTCCTCAAGAGGCTCCTGCTGCTGGAGCGGGAGGCCGAGCAGGCCCAGCTCGTTCCCGCCGCCGGCCCGGACGGGAGCGGCGGGAGCGGCGCGCGCGGGGGCGGCCCGACGGCCCTGGCCGAGGTGGACGCGGAACGGGTGGCCCGGCGCGCGCAGGACGCCGACGCCCTGCGGCTGGCCCTGCTGCACCGCAAGCGGGAGGCCGTGGTGGGCCTGCGCGACGACGGCCACATCGACGACACGGTGCTGCGCCAGGTGCAGCACCGGCTCGACCTCGAGGAGGTGCGGCTGTCCCACCGGGAGCAGGTCGAGTGA
- a CDS encoding glycoside hydrolase family 13 protein, protein MSQAAPWWRQAVVYQVYPRSFADADGDGLGDLRGVTSRVPYLSELGVDAVWLSPFYPSALSDGGYDVDDHRDVDPKLGTLADFDEMAQALHAAGIRVVVDIVPNHTSDRHPWFREALASPRGSAARGRYVFRDGRDGPAGPMSEPPSRWKSLFGGSAWEPVGDGQWYLHAFAKEQPDLEWSNREVREDFLATLRFWADRGVDGFRVDVAHGLVRDVDNNLDVDFPTTHTALFDDGSHPLWDRDELMDVYREWRQLFDTYDPPRAAVAEASVHPSRRWRYSDPSSLGQAFTFDLFEAGWDAAQLRRGVELGLEQLDVGASCTWTLANHDCVRAASRYGLPPDPELSSHVAAKAWVTRDGAEPVLDRALGLRRARAGLLLELALPGSTYLYQGEELGLHEVADLPAEVLQDPIAFRSEGAEKGRDGCRVPLPWTPDGSSFGFGPDGGLDPHLPQPAWFAGAAASVQEADPGSTLHLHRVALELRRELLGPEELRWEPSAGGVLHWSRPTAAGPGARERWHCVVNVGTDDGSGAAAPLPAGELVLTSGPLDDDGQLPPSTAAWVVSG, encoded by the coding sequence GTGAGCCAGGCAGCTCCGTGGTGGCGCCAGGCCGTGGTCTACCAGGTCTACCCCCGCTCCTTCGCCGACGCCGACGGCGACGGGCTGGGCGACCTGCGCGGGGTCACCTCCCGCGTGCCCTACCTGTCCGAGCTGGGTGTGGACGCCGTGTGGCTGTCCCCGTTCTACCCCTCGGCCCTGTCCGACGGCGGGTACGACGTGGACGACCACCGCGACGTCGACCCGAAGCTCGGCACCCTGGCCGACTTCGACGAGATGGCGCAGGCGCTGCACGCCGCCGGCATCCGCGTCGTCGTCGACATCGTCCCCAACCACACCTCCGACCGGCACCCGTGGTTCCGCGAGGCGCTCGCCTCGCCGCGGGGGTCGGCGGCCCGGGGGCGCTACGTCTTCCGCGACGGGCGCGACGGCCCGGCCGGGCCGATGAGCGAGCCGCCGTCGCGGTGGAAGTCGCTCTTCGGCGGCTCCGCGTGGGAGCCGGTGGGCGACGGCCAGTGGTACCTGCACGCCTTCGCCAAGGAGCAGCCCGACCTGGAGTGGTCCAACCGGGAGGTCCGCGAGGACTTCCTGGCCACCCTGAGGTTCTGGGCCGACCGCGGCGTGGACGGGTTCCGCGTGGACGTGGCCCACGGGCTGGTGCGCGACGTGGACAACAACCTCGACGTGGACTTCCCGACCACGCACACCGCGCTCTTCGACGACGGCAGCCACCCGCTGTGGGACCGCGACGAGCTCATGGACGTCTACCGCGAGTGGCGCCAGCTCTTCGACACCTACGACCCCCCGCGCGCGGCGGTCGCCGAGGCGTCGGTGCACCCCTCGCGGCGGTGGCGCTACTCCGACCCCTCCTCCCTCGGCCAGGCGTTCACCTTCGACCTCTTCGAGGCCGGCTGGGACGCGGCGCAGCTGCGCCGGGGGGTGGAGCTGGGGCTGGAGCAGCTGGACGTCGGCGCCTCGTGCACGTGGACGCTGGCTAACCACGACTGCGTGCGCGCCGCCAGCCGGTACGGGCTGCCGCCCGACCCCGAGCTGTCCTCGCACGTGGCCGCCAAGGCGTGGGTCACCCGGGACGGCGCCGAGCCGGTGCTCGACCGCGCCCTCGGGCTGCGCCGCGCTCGCGCCGGGCTGCTGCTCGAGCTGGCCCTGCCCGGCTCCACCTACCTCTACCAGGGCGAGGAGCTGGGCCTGCACGAGGTGGCCGACCTGCCGGCCGAGGTGCTGCAGGACCCGATCGCGTTCCGCTCCGAGGGCGCCGAGAAGGGCCGCGACGGCTGCCGCGTGCCGCTGCCCTGGACCCCGGACGGCTCCTCCTTCGGGTTCGGCCCCGACGGCGGGCTGGACCCCCACCTGCCGCAGCCGGCGTGGTTCGCCGGAGCCGCGGCCTCGGTGCAGGAGGCCGACCCGGGCTCGACGCTGCACCTGCACCGGGTGGCGCTGGAGCTGCGCCGGGAGCTGCTCGGGCCGGAGGAGCTGCGGTGGGAGCCGTCCGCCGGCGGCGTCCTGCACTGGTCGCGACCGACGGCCGCGGGCCCCGGCGCCCGCGAGCGGTGGCACTGCGTGGTCAACGTGGGCACCGACGACGGGTCCGGTGCCGCCGCGCCGCTGCCCGCGGGGGAGCTGGTGCTCACCAGCGGCCCCCTCGACGACGACGGCCAGCTGCCGCCGTCCACGGCGGCGTGGGTGGTCAGCGGCTGA
- a CDS encoding OsmC family protein, whose translation MPIKQTVPFVVDAEGTGVAQRLVVAGDHEHVFTADTYPSFGGDDAAPSPLSYLLGALTSCNQVTGSLVASSLGVALGKWSFHIQGDLDPSVIAGGAEGNANFDRVAVRVTVETDAADDVFETFHTETERRCPVTQMFKRSGLAYTSEWTKAPLSA comes from the coding sequence ATGCCCATCAAGCAGACCGTCCCCTTCGTCGTCGACGCCGAGGGCACCGGTGTCGCCCAGCGCCTCGTGGTGGCCGGTGACCACGAGCACGTCTTCACCGCCGACACCTACCCCTCCTTCGGGGGCGACGACGCGGCGCCCAGCCCGCTGAGCTACCTGCTCGGCGCCCTCACCAGCTGCAACCAGGTCACCGGCAGCCTGGTCGCCTCCAGCCTCGGCGTGGCGCTGGGGAAGTGGTCGTTCCACATCCAGGGCGACCTGGACCCCTCCGTCATCGCCGGCGGCGCCGAGGGCAACGCCAACTTCGACCGGGTGGCGGTCAGGGTCACCGTCGAGACCGACGCCGCCGACGACGTCTTCGAGACCTTCCACACCGAGACCGAGCGGCGCTGCCCCGTCACCCAGATGTTCAAGCGCAGCGGCCTGGCCTACACCAGCGAGTGGACCAAGGCGCCGCTGTCCGCCTGA
- a CDS encoding TIGR03618 family F420-dependent PPOX class oxidoreductase → MSTPLPQPLLDLLRRPSPCFVATLMPDGSPQLTETWVTTDGENVVINVVDGTQKARNVARDPRVAVNVVDPDDPFRFFQVRGRVVRATTEGGQEGIEELSQKYLGRPYPRFDGGGARLVLTIAADSVSSPRG, encoded by the coding sequence GTGAGCACGCCACTGCCCCAGCCCCTGCTCGACCTCCTGCGTCGGCCCTCCCCCTGCTTCGTGGCCACGCTGATGCCCGACGGCTCTCCGCAGCTGACGGAGACCTGGGTGACCACCGACGGGGAGAACGTGGTCATCAACGTGGTCGACGGCACGCAGAAGGCCCGGAACGTGGCGCGCGACCCGCGCGTGGCCGTCAACGTGGTGGACCCGGACGACCCGTTCCGGTTCTTCCAGGTCCGCGGGCGCGTGGTCAGGGCCACCACCGAGGGCGGCCAGGAGGGCATCGAGGAGCTGTCCCAGAAGTACCTCGGACGGCCGTACCCGCGCTTCGACGGCGGCGGCGCACGACTGGTGCTGACCATCGCCGCTGACTCCGTCAGCTCCCCCCGGGGCTGA